The window ACCATCAGTATTGAAAATATCTCTTTCACTTGCACTGCCTGGAACTAAACATTCACATTGGTTTGGTTCAGAACGCTTGAACTGTTCGAAAAGCACCTTTGAAATAGCCGATTCGGTCTGGGAATCCGTCCCACAGTCAATAGCAATAGGTGCATTATTCGAATTCCTTGGACCCTGCAACGAGGAGAAGGGCGTGGACTTCCCCTgtgtataaagaaaataatcaataGCTATCACGATCCTTTAAAATTCGATTTTGCCCCTCTTACCCTTGTTTGTGTCTCGCATTATGCTGCAGTTGACATTTCCTTCGAGAAATAGTGTAGAAATCAAATCGTCAATGAAGCAGGAATCGCGAATTGCCATTAAATTCCATCAATTTCACCtccttattttgattttctcgGTCGATTAGGACAACCAGACCAAACAGAATGCACTCTAAAACCCTAGTACTGACGAATTTTCAGCAGCAACCAGAgcagaaaatgaaacaaactcGTTACCTTCACCGTCCTCTGCGGAACGGAAGTCTCCGGCAGTTTCCGAGCGAGGAAGTCTGAGAGCGACAGTTGCGCATTCTTCTTCGACAATTTGCTTTGCGAATCATCGTTCGAACTCTTGAAACTATTTCGAGCAAAAGTTAAAGACgtacaacaaaattaacaagcgaataaatttgtgaaaaaaaagaaaagaaaaggagctGTGATCGAGAGATTACGGATTTGAAGAACGGGAGAGAAAAGACGATGAAATTGAGCGCTGGCCGAAAACCCTAATCGGAGGACGTTCGTTGCTCATTTTGGAATGTCCCGTTTTCGAATTTCCCTCTTTCCTATCTTCACCTTTTTAGCgccaataatttgaaattttcactttcattaagatataaaagaaattaacataattattagaaaatagaacttttcattaaatatttagGTTCGTATAAAATTAGatgtaatgaaaattttgtataagCTATTTTTTATAGAGCGtaaattgtttgttaatttttaaaatttcgtgcaatataattttctataaaaataaatagatatttaatctaatttcataatattttataaaacactacaaaaaaaaatatattatgttaggtaaataaatattactaaacTGAAATTTAACATATAGTTTGTACTATTTATTTGGATGATTAAGTTTTAACTTTCGAATATgtgtgaaatattttttaaaaaaatcttatttcgTATTGTTTcgtttttagttgttttttcaAGAAGCCAATTAGAGCTTTTGAcctcaaaattatatatttttataacaatatgattttttttatgagttGGGTCATAactgtttcttttctttttttcttcctacgTGTTGATGTAGAATGGTTgttcattcatattttttttaaaaatccttTTAAGACTAAGATCAcactataaatatttaaccAAGTACtacaaattatgaaaatgataaaagtaatatttgtaatcatccaaaataaaattgtcacGATGCAAGTATCTCTTAATAATCTTTGGATGTACTGGACTAAAGCAATATAGcaatatgtatttttctaacattgaaaattactataataattttctttcatgaTATCTTGTCATTAATCTATACGTTcatattgaatttttaatgTACCGAAGAGTGTAGGGATCTCGATTCTTCCCTTTaatcttattctttttatataacatatatatatctatagaTATACATAAATTCAGCTTAATATCAATATAGTAGTTAGCTAGATGGTAAATATATATCCTAATTACTCCTTTGGTTTGAGGATATGAGTTTGAACCTACTTAAACACATACTTAGTCTAAAGATTAATAGggatgaatgaatgaataaaaaagatgatcaatatatagatatatgaaaTGACGATAGTAATTGGAATTGTGAAATGGCataaggagagagagagagagagagagagaggcaaAGCATGAAAAAAGGGAGGACGGCAGAATCTAAAATTAAGGGGAATTCTTCACCgttcaaataattatcaaactgATTCAACCTCgtcctctttcttcttccaaatttcTATCACAAAATCCGACGTCCTCGATTCTTTTATCCTCATTTAGCGATATTGTCGATTTGCAAGCTGTTTTTACTTGCTTTGCAATTCAGAAATGGAAACTTTCATGTTGTTGCATCAATCTCCAATTCGACGCTGATGATGCATTTCTACCTGTAGCCAACAAAACAGGAAGAACAAACAATTACCtgtatattttcatatatatatatataaatggcGACTTCAAGCCCTAAGAAATCGGTTTCGAACTCACCGACTTCCTCCGGCCGACCACCGCAGGCAGTGAAATTTTCTCGCCGGACTGCAAGTGGCCGATTCGTAAGTCTTTCTCGCGACGAAGATCTAGACATGTCAGGCGATTACTCTGGCCAAACCGATTACATAAACTACACTGTATTGATGCCTCCGACTCCGGATAATCAGCCAGGGGGAGGCGGAACGGGTTCGGATTCGAAATCAGACGGTATGGCTAAGAGTCGATTCGGATCGGAGGCTCGAGGGTTGGTTAGGCGAGTAGGAGATCCAGAGCCGAATGGAGGAGATGGCGATGCGGGGAAGATGGATCGGAGAATGTCGGTAATGAAATCGtcgaataataataataaatcgaTGCTGTTGAGAAGCCAAACTTCGGATTTTGATCACAATCGTTGGTTGTTTGAGTCGAAAGGAAAATACGGAATCGGAAATGCGTATTGGGAGGATGGTGAACAAGATCATGGGTATGTTAGTGAGGGGATGAGTATGGCGGATTTCTTGGACAAGCCATGGCGACCGCTCACTCGTAAAATCAAAGTTCCCCCCGCTGTTCTTAGCCCCTACAGGTATCTTCATGGTCCTCCCTAGCTACTTCATTAGTTTGTTAGCAATCTGAAATGTACCTTTAATAGCTTTAAACAAAAgctatagttttttttttttaaaaaaaaaaaactctttctCATTTAGATTGCAATATgaattaaacaaaaccaattgTCCTTTAAATCAGGCTGCTGGTGTTCATTCGAATGGTAGTATTGGCATTCTTCCTTGCATGGCGAATTCGAAACCCTAATCCTGATGCAGTATGGCTATGGGCAATGTCTATCGTTTGTGAGATATGGTTTGCTTTCTCATGGTTATTGGATATACTTCCCAAGCTCAACCCTATAAATCGAGCCACTGACCTCGGCGCGCTTCGAGAAAAGTTCGACCAAGCCACCCAGACCAACCCGACTGGGCGGTCTGACCTCCCCGGAGTCGACGTGTTTGTGTCAACAGCCGACCCGGAGAAGGAACCGCCACTCGTCACGGCCAACACCATCCTTTCAATCCTGGCCGCTGATTACCCAGTGGAAAAGCTCTCGTGCTACATTTCAGATGACGGTGGCGCCATACTTTCCTTTGAAGCCATGGCGGAGGCTGTTAAGTTTGCTGAGGTATATATGCCATTTcctattttgaaatgaaatgttttAGTACTTTTGCATGGTGTCATTTTCTCTATCAATCATCCCTACTTTGACCAAAGAATATGCcctaaaaaatttgaaattatttataccCAACAtaagtttgaatttagttCTTAGTTTCTACtgtttgataaaatccaaaaaataattcttaaaagTATACTCTTCACAAGAATTTTATAATcgtaaaaaattcaattattttttcaccaaatttacaaatataacctTATTTCTATTATCTTAAGTACTTAGttactgatttttttttaagaaaagaaagtgtgtgtgtgtatgaaTTATGATTgtgaaattgatatattttgatgAGAGATACAGGTATGGGTACCGTTCTGCCGGAAGCACAACATAGAACCGAGAAATCCAGACAGTTACTTCAACGTAAAAACGGATCCGACGAAGAACAAGAAGCGGCCGGATTTTGTGAAGGACCGGCGGTGGATAAAGAGGGAGTACGACGAGTTCAAGGTAAGGATCAACGGGCTACCGGATGCCATAAGGAAGAGGAGTGAAATGCACAACAAAAGAGAGGAAGACAAGGAGAAGAAACTAGCTCGAGATAAGAACGGCGGCGACACTCCGGCTGAGCCCGTCAACGTCCTTAAGGCCACGTGGATGGCCGATGGTACCCACTGGCCTGGAACTTGGCTTAACCCATCCCCTGACCATTCCAAGGGTGACCACGCTGGCATTTTGCAGGTTCCATATcgatctttaattttttaatttgatcattCTTTTGgtctattttttaaagtttaaacattagatttttttttctaaagtaaACAGAATcagaattaaaatgaaatatacatGAAAAATGCAATTATCTGAATTGAATTTAAACAATTGATcgttattttttgttgttgagttATACTTTTAGTTTACACATTAGATGATGACCACtaaattttacttcaaatttgatttgagtttatttcttgattttgaaatttatttttcatggtcacaaatattttagtgtAACTTTTGACGgatatatttaaattcttaacccaacaaaaatatcttttatttgatttttagtttttttgttttcgaaaATAAAGCTATTAACCACCACTTCCACTCTTAGTTTCTACTGTTTGCTTACAAATTATagaattgttttcaaaattcattaaaattttgaaagctaCAAAATgtagattttagaaaaacttacTTTTACTTTCGGTTTAggtaaatattcaaatatttacatagAAAATTCGATATACATGGTaggaaaaacaaacacaaaatttataatacaagttattatcaAACtgagttttagtatttaaaatatttatcaatataacaaGTTCTCGTAGGTTATGTAACattttgcaatatatataaatatttgttttatcatttaaaatatttttttgattttaaatttggtttgaattataaaaacaacatgcaattgatttatatatatacatattttaaaaccaataataaactttattaatGTTATTGATAGTTAAAACTCTTAAAAATGAACATAGGTAATGACAAAGGTACCAGAAAACGACCCAGTACTGGGGCATCCAGATGAAAACAAGTTGGACTTCACAGGAGTTGACATTAGAGTTCCAATGTTTGCATACGTATCACGTGAGAAACGGCCTGGCTATGACCACAACAAGAAGGCTGGAGCCATGAATGCCATGGTTCGAGCCTCAGCAGTTCTATCAAACGGCCCTTTCATTCTCAATTTGGACTGTGACCATTATCTCTACAACTGTCAAGCTATGAGGGAAGGAATGTGTTTCATGATGGATAGAGGTGGAGACAGGATTTGCTATATTCAATTCCCTCAGAGATTTGAAGGAATTGATCCTTCAGATCGCTATGCCAACCACAACACTGTCTTCTTTGATGGTAATTCTATACTTACATTATAACCTTCCcttcaataaactaaaatttgaagctCGTGTTGATTTGGTTCACAAACTCATAAAATTGTGGTTATGATTTTGTGTCTAATCTTTGTCTCATAGTATTGATCCTAAAATTGTGGTTATGATTTTGTGTCTAATCTTTGTCTCATAGTATTGATCCTAGTCACAATTTTTTAGCAAAGAGTGATTTTGATTCTGAAAGaagttaaaagtatttatgaaTACAACAAAATCACTTTAGAATAGAACTTTAGTTACATGTCTATTTGTGTATTTAGATAGTTTCATTTTAACAAGGAACTTTGACGTTTAGTCCCATCAAATACGCCTCCAGACTCTTGATTCTCATGGTCTTTATTCTAAACATGCATGTCAAATACcctttaaatgtttaaaaagtgttttaaaACGCTTAGAAAGCAACTCCAAACACACTCAATTTCCTATCTAGTTTCATTGCATATTTCCCTACTTGATTAAAAGCTTTTCAACATTTGTTTCAGGTAATATGAGGGCATTGGATGGTCTTCAAGGCCCAGTCTATGTGGGAACTGGCTGCATGTTTAGGCGATACGCATTGTATGGGTTCAACCCACCAAGAGCAAACGAATACACAGGCATGTTTGGCCAAGTCAAGTCTGTAGCCAGAACTAATTACCAACCACAATCTGAGGAAGATGATTCTGACTCTCAACCTTTGACTTCACACCCTGACTTGGACCTTCCAAAGAAATTTGGAAGCTCTACCATTTTTACAGAGTCGATCCCTGTGGCTGAGTTCCAAGGTCGTCCCCTTGCTGATCATATCTCTGTCAAGAATGGTCGGCCCCCTGGTGCCCTACTCATGGCTCGTCCACCACTTGATGCCCAAACTGTTGCTGAGGCTGTCGCTGTCATCTCATGCTGGTAAGCTTTTGAGTTTAATAGTAGTTTCTAGCAATGTCATATTCAATTCTCTAATACAAAGTGtctaaactttcaatattgtttatattaattttccgAAATTTAAAAAGCATTCCATAAATGATAATGCCttttaaactttctttaaTGCTCAAGAACCTATTATACTCGTTGAAACTTAGAAAACTTATGGAACACCAATTATACTCAACGCAACTTTCAAGCTAGTAATTTAACCTCTAAGATTAACTAATTCTCATTCTAGTTGAAGATGAAAGCTAAACAAccataataaattaatgataatgtctttttttttttttggaatataGGTATGAAGACAAGACTGAATGGGGAGAAAGAATTGGATGGATTTATGGGTCCGTGACAGAAGATGTGGTAACTGGATATAGGATGCACAATCGTGGGTGGCGGTCAGTTTATTGTATCACCAAGCGTGACGCCTTTCGTGGCACTGCGCCAATTAATCTCACAGATCGTCTTCACCAAGTGCTTCGATGGGCCACTGGTTCAGTTGAaatcttcttctccaaaaaCAATGCTTTTCTTGGAAGCAAACGCCTCAAATTCCTTCAACGTGTGGCCTATCTAAATGTTGGAATTTACCCATTCACTTCCATTTTCTTGGTCGTATACTGCTTTCTCCCAGCACTTTCCCTCTTCTCAGGACACTTCATAGTGCAAGGCTTAAACGTTGCCTTCCTTACCTATCTTCTCATCATCACCGTTTGCCTTTGCCTTCTATCTCTCCTTGAAGTAAAATGGTCAGGCATTGCCTTAGAAGAATGGTGGAGAAATGAGCAGTTCTGGGTCATTGGTGGAACCAGTGCCCACCTGGCTGCAGTCATTCAGGGACTTCTCAAAGTCGTAGCTGGGATCGAAATCTCCTTCACCCTTACATCCAAATCAGCAGGGGATGACGAAGATGACATTTATGCTGATCTATACTTAGTCAAATGGACGAGTCTGTTTATAATGCCACTAACAATCATGATTGTTAACATTATTGCAGTTGTAATTGGATTCTCAAGGACTGTGTACAGTGTGATACCACAATGGAGTAAGCTGGCTGGAGGTTTATTCTTTAGCTTTTGGGTGTTGGCTCATATGTACCCATTTGCCAAAGGGCTGATGGGCAGAAGAGGAAGGCTCCCAACTATTGTCTATGTGTGGTCAGGGCTACTTTCGATCACTGTCTCTTTGCTATGGATATCTATCAGCCCACCTGACGCTGATGGAACTACTCagacatgatttttttttctaattttaatcaatGGGGATATCAAGAACCATACGACTTACATTATACTCGTGGTTCACCCCTACTAATTTACGAGGTTTCCTCACTCCAAAGCTAGCTCCAAAAGATAACAAAAGTTTccaagtaattaaattttccacctgcttctcttctctttagtATTACCCAGTAATACTGCAAGAGAAGTGATGATTTATGTTCGGGACAAAGAATATAATTGTATTGTGTATATTAGTACTGGTTTAGCTGGAGCTTTTGTAGTGATAGACGTTTTGATCTATGatgtaaatttttaaagatatgtTGAGATACAGAAGTGAAAAGTATGAATCAATACTAGcgtcttctctcttctctcttctctcgtGGATTTTAGGTTTTTACTCACAATCTGTAATGTTCTAAAGGATAAGTGCGAAATTTATAATCATTAGGCCTTTGTCTCTCCCCagagacaaaagaagaagaaaaatcaaatcgCTGCAAAAACTATTCTACTTCCAAAAAGTACAAGttcttcaaattcattttcaaacagGATCTGATATAGATTCCTAGAGAATATgcaaatatgtatatatacatatatgtaatttaaaaGACAAATATTAACTATCAACCTTGCCAATAGTAAGTGTAAGAGGCCAAGAGCAGAGGATATGTTACAATTAAAgcttatatatatgtttcttttcccttttctattTGTAGTGTAAAATTGAATAGGACTCTAACAGGATATAATGATTGATATACAAGATAAACAAACTGGAAACTTACGTGCACTGCTACCATAAAATAGCCGCTGGATAGGATGAGTAAGTTATTTATCATAGAAGAAAATCACGAACCCGAACCGGTCTCTTTATTGCATTCGTGAAACCCTACACATGAGatctttcaataaaaacaCGTCGCAACAACTAaagatagaaaattaattttcaaaacttccaAGCAAAGGAATTTTATTATACACAACTTTTGCTTCAATTTCTTTGAGACCTCAAAAACATGTCCATGAAATCAAAGACTTCACGTTTCAATATGCATTTGAAATTAAGGGGCgaatgataataaaattagataacAAGTCTAATAAAAGGCACAAGATATCACTGAAGAAGATTTGGAGGGaatattatcatatttaaacCATAATTGTTACCTCGTTAAATTTAAACAGCAATGGACGAAGATCTCTTTGCAACGTAATTTCCTTCTTGTCGATGGAATCGGTAGTTTGAGAGCCTTTACTGCCTGGTTTTCGGAACCTGGTTTCAGAAACTATATAGGTTAAGGTCCTTCTATGAAACATTAAGCTTacaaatgataataatttacaACTTGATACAGTAACGTTAGTCAAAACAAAGCTTCAGAATTTACTTAACAAGGACAAAATAAAAGGTACAAGTTTACAAAAGCACTGCAGGAAAATCGATTTCAGCTTCTacatcaaaattgttttctttcatcgagaaatagaaaaaaaatgactaaGCAGAGCTTTTTGTTATCAATACCAAAAAATCAAtgcttaatcaaaattaaatataaagcaTAAACCACCATATTACaaacaattagaaaagaatttaCTGCATCTTTCTTTATCAAAGATAATCTTgccagaaaataaaaaagaaatagaaagttATAAAGCACGAATCAAGTTCTCTATTCTAGATTTCCAGAAAACAGTAGTAGGCTCAGAAAACATTATATACCTATCAAAAAAACTTGAGGATCCCAAGGAGGGGTTTTTCCGGACACCGGAGGACTTTAGATTAACACCTGGAGCAGAGTTCCCATCGGAAGCTGAAGTTGAGGTACTTGGATGGTGCTGCGTTGAATATGATTTTTGACCTTCTGTGTTGTTTTTAGCCGATAAAGCTACGCATTCCGTTTTCGTGAGTCCACCTTTTGAAGATTTGTCCCTGGTGCCTTCGTGGTTTACCTGCTTGGCATCTGATAGAGGCTCCAATTTTCCATTGCTCCCTtgcaagatttttttattctcaaccTATGCATGCAATAGATGTGTCAATCAATCAGTCTCAAAAGGCTAATCGCTAGACTAGGTACAAAGTTTTATAGTGAACACTTTTAAAggtaattctaaaaaaaatgctttcaGTTATACTAGCTGGTAAAAATAACCACCCAATCCTAATTTTACAGAAATTTAAGACGCCAAATGATGATTCAGAGAAGCTTATCCCAGACAATTTGTGAATATATGAAGAGAGGACTACcaagaagaaacaaataaatatttaattatatactatTTTGAACATTACGATCAAGTTTGCAAATGCAATGGGGAAAGTAAAGGATATAAAGAATTTCAGTAGACAATTATACGTAGAATAGTTTATCTCACCTCATGAACCAATAATTGCTTCACAGCTAATGCAAGTACGTTATGGCAGCTTTCATAGTCCTGAATGAtcgagaaaataaaaaaatttagaccAACAacgataaattaaaaagaaaataagccACCAAGAGTATGACAATAACTCGGACCTTAAAGCAAACAAATCCATCTATGGGGGGATCTAAAGCAAAAACTGAACCATCTAATGTTGCTTCATGTCTGGAGCTATTGGAATGAGGATCTGTTTTTATTTGCTTGTACGAGATAGCATAAGACACCATGACATTAACTAACTGAGTGAAATCATCCTTCTCTTTTTCCGACAGTAGGTGCATTGCCCTCTGTAAAGATAGACCACATGTTACCAAAAAGTAATAGCAATGAAGAGAACATAAAGTACCAGCAAAAATTAGAGATAAAATTGTTATGTactatttttatcaataagaACATggataataacaatatttaaacaaaataaataaatatccaaGAAAACCACTTCAAGAATAACAAATACAAGAACCCTGGTAAAGGCTACAGAGATCGATACaaaaggaagggaaaaaattttcaatgtgtcaacaaaaaaatcattggaatATTTTGTTAGACAAGAAATAGATTTGTGAGATGTAAAAATAACTGTAAATAAAGTGCGACTAACAATGTCACACAAGATGAATATAGTTCCAAAACTCCCTCACGTCCCTCTTCTTCTTAGTATTTTTCAATCCTCTTCTTCCATGTTTCCCTAAAGCAGTCACTATTGTAATTTGTAATCAAATAAGGCCCTCGcccttttaaatttaaactatgtGGTCACAGCATTCATGGAGATGTTTGGGGAAAGCATTTTGATTGGTGGGATTCAAATCCTATTTATGTTTGAGGCAAGGTTTATGGCAGTTGGCAATAAATCTTGTCTTTACACCCAATTTGATAAAACTCTATGGCATTTTAATCCCCCTCTTCATTATCTTTCATACTACTCTCACAAATTCTCTCCTTTCTGGAGACATGGTAAGCAAAAACATcaaaaagagataaaatgtcagttaattttgagaaaaagaaaaaatatatagtttcgcagaaaaaatatagaatgcaaacaccaaaataaaatgtcagCAATTACCGGTTTAAGAGTTCGAGGTGATATAATATGCAATAAAGGCGAAACCAAGTCTTCCACAAATGTCTTAGAGTTAATATGCCTTGAAATAAGTGGAGGAACTCTGCAATGCCAAGACCtcaaattttccatcttttccaATACCAGTGCCCGACATCTGGTAGCACAAGAAGTAAATCACCACTGATTTATAAGACCAAAGTGTCCtacatttttatcattattgaGTAGACTCGACGATACCTTTGATAAGATTTAGGCCATTCAATATTTGGTCTTTGAACTTGAGCCACCAACCGATGTATGGTAATTATGGAAGAAGGCTGATAAACTATAATGAtttacatacacacacacatatataaaggGTTAGAGTgtaagataaataattataagggCTAAAACTTTGCGTTgcattataaattaaaagaaacttgAGATGCTAAAAGCTTTTCACCATTAAGGATCATTTGATGAGTCTGCATGATATACTGGTTCATGAGATCTGAAACTTCAAGCATTTCAAGGCATTTGAccttcaaagttcaaatatcATAGCATATTTTCAGAAATCATCTTCGTAGTTGCAAAAAcagaaataacttttttaaaaaatataaagaatttcTTTAACTTACAGTCTTATGCATCACTGGGTCATGATAATTAAGCtgcaaaatattttcatgaatCCCATCCAAAATCAACTCATAGTCACCACTGCATATTTAAGGACCAAAAATTACAGCATGTTCTAAACATGAGATCAAAAACACAGGatgaaataatttcaatacTCACCGATATGATAAAAGTGAGTACAAATGTTCAAGTTTATCACATGTGTTCCTGGATTTACTAACTGATCTACTTTGAAGCTTCAATTTTCTTGTATGAAAAATCTAACCAAAGATAAATACGGTCAAAGACAGATAtagtgaaaatgaaattaaagacGTCATTGCCCAAAACATAATATGGAATCATTTGGTAGCCATTACCTCTTTCCAAATGTCAAAGACACTTCTAGATATATCCTTTTGTCCAACCACTTGAGAACCTACCTCCTCCTATTGATCAGAAAGTTCATAAGGTTCAAACTTTTTACCCAGCAAAAGAACTTTATTAACCAGCATGTTTATAGGACCAACTGAGTGAAGCCTTTTAGAATTGATTACTGACAAAGATATATTAAGacatttaaaggaaaaaaaagaaactaaagaaTTACCACTGCAAGCtcaactttcaactttttacgGAGTGAAAGAACCTTATTGACTACCATGCATATAGGGAGGATCAATTGACTGAAGCTTTATAGATTTGATCATGAATAAAGGACAATAGTTCATCTCGTTCAAGGTGAGACACCTAGATGAAGATCAACTTTAAGGGATGTACAACGCACTCTTTACTGGTActgtctttcctttttaacATAGAGCAGAAGTTGGAtgaatgttttctttaattttgcaaaaaaaagaaagaaaaattacttcAATCCTTGCTCACTATCCAACTTTATCGTTTATGCTGAAATAGCACAGGGAAAATTGTTCACAATATGTAGGCAGGTCCTCAGGAACAAATTGTACCTctattcataattttcaacTTAACCATGAAAAAGACTGCAactgaaattgaaaatat of the Cucumis sativus cultivar 9930 chromosome 3, Cucumber_9930_V3, whole genome shotgun sequence genome contains:
- the LOC101216371 gene encoding uncharacterized protein LOC101216371, which codes for MSNERPPIRVFGQRSISSSFLSRSSNPFKSSNDDSQSKLSKKNAQLSLSDFLARKLPETSVPQRTVKGKSTPFSSLQGPRNSNNAPIAIDCGTDSQTESAISKVLFEQFKRSEPNQCECLVPGSASERDIFNTDGILDSRKRKKSNEGIISTTPCESQTRKMNVVVIGGDPKPDQKGTEPIPIARNKKPKPLYNHYASGSGWWDSNMEGVDSEEVGLGEVWEGVGSTTLGGIEWH
- the LOC101205005 gene encoding cellulose synthase-like protein D1; amino-acid sequence: MATSSPKKSVSNSPTSSGRPPQAVKFSRRTASGRFVSLSRDEDLDMSGDYSGQTDYINYTVLMPPTPDNQPGGGGTGSDSKSDGMAKSRFGSEARGLVRRVGDPEPNGGDGDAGKMDRRMSVMKSSNNNNKSMLLRSQTSDFDHNRWLFESKGKYGIGNAYWEDGEQDHGYVSEGMSMADFLDKPWRPLTRKIKVPPAVLSPYRLLVFIRMVVLAFFLAWRIRNPNPDAVWLWAMSIVCEIWFAFSWLLDILPKLNPINRATDLGALREKFDQATQTNPTGRSDLPGVDVFVSTADPEKEPPLVTANTILSILAADYPVEKLSCYISDDGGAILSFEAMAEAVKFAEVWVPFCRKHNIEPRNPDSYFNVKTDPTKNKKRPDFVKDRRWIKREYDEFKVRINGLPDAIRKRSEMHNKREEDKEKKLARDKNGGDTPAEPVNVLKATWMADGTHWPGTWLNPSPDHSKGDHAGILQVMTKVPENDPVLGHPDENKLDFTGVDIRVPMFAYVSREKRPGYDHNKKAGAMNAMVRASAVLSNGPFILNLDCDHYLYNCQAMREGMCFMMDRGGDRICYIQFPQRFEGIDPSDRYANHNTVFFDGNMRALDGLQGPVYVGTGCMFRRYALYGFNPPRANEYTGMFGQVKSVARTNYQPQSEEDDSDSQPLTSHPDLDLPKKFGSSTIFTESIPVAEFQGRPLADHISVKNGRPPGALLMARPPLDAQTVAEAVAVISCWYEDKTEWGERIGWIYGSVTEDVVTGYRMHNRGWRSVYCITKRDAFRGTAPINLTDRLHQVLRWATGSVEIFFSKNNAFLGSKRLKFLQRVAYLNVGIYPFTSIFLVVYCFLPALSLFSGHFIVQGLNVAFLTYLLIITVCLCLLSLLEVKWSGIALEEWWRNEQFWVIGGTSAHLAAVIQGLLKVVAGIEISFTLTSKSAGDDEDDIYADLYLVKWTSLFIMPLTIMIVNIIAVVIGFSRTVYSVIPQWSKLAGGLFFSFWVLAHMYPFAKGLMGRRGRLPTIVYVWSGLLSITVSLLWISISPPDADGTTQT